A genomic region of Magnolia sinica isolate HGM2019 chromosome 6, MsV1, whole genome shotgun sequence contains the following coding sequences:
- the LOC131249573 gene encoding uncharacterized protein LOC131249573, producing the protein MPSSEQPGSSTAPCSLFEHFQRLRPPTFASTHHLKEAEFWLNRVTKAIRPPHYTKAEQVELISYLIEKEADIWWECLLRIVPANFVWTWEDFEARFFQKYFPQTYRNEKENEFWRLQQGGMSVAKYEKWFTELSRYAPRIVADEETRMRCFNEGLRVGIRTKMCCANIRTYAELVEMSLRSEQDRERLSRVRLQLDSRGRMGGQSSSSTGRKPHPSSPPQHATPPPVYPQLDCTCGYCKKVSHSEAFCFSRMRDHSYAPPQYIKRPSQLALSAPP; encoded by the coding sequence ATGCCATCATCAGAGCAACCTGGGTCGTCTACTGCTCCATGCAGTCTCTTTGAACATTTTCAAAGGCTCAGACCGCCCACCTTTGCTAGCACACATCATCTTAAGGAGGCCGAGTTTTGGCTAAATCGTGTCACCAAGGCGATTCGGCCCCCCCACTACACCAAGGCGGAACAAGTAGAGTTGATCTCCTACCTAATTGAGAAGGAGGCCGACATATGGTGGGAATGCCTGTTGAGGATTGTCCCTGCCAACTTTGTCTGGACATGGGAAGATTTTGAAGCCCGCTTCTTCCAAAAGTACTTCCCACAAACCTAcagaaatgagaaggagaatgagttctggCGCCTCCAACAAGGAGGGATGTCGGTAGCCAAGTACGAGAAATGGTTTACCGAGTTGTCCCGCTATGCCCCCCGAATAGTTGCCGATGAAGAAACCCGGATGAGGTGCTTCAACGAAGGCCTGAGGGTCGGCAttcgcactaagatgtgttgtgcAAATATCCGTACATATGCCGAATTAGTGGAAATGTCCTTGCGGTCTGAGCAGGACAGAGAGCGGCTCTCTCGAGTTCGCCTCCAACTTGACTCTCGAGGCAGAATGGGAGGACAGTCTTCTTCTTCCACAGGGAGGAAACCGCACCCAAGCTCCCCTCCCCAACATGCAACTCCTCCACCCGTCTATCCCCAACTTGATTGCACCTGCGGGTACTGTAAGAAAGTGAGCCATTCAGAGGCTTTCTGCTTTTCTCGGATGAGGGACCACAGCTACGCGCCCCCTCAGTACATCAAACGACCGTCCCAACTAGCATTGTCAGCTCCCCCTTAG